The genomic window TACTCGCGCTTTTGCTGGAAGCTATCCAGAGGTCGCTCACGTTCGCTTGACCCCACTCGCCGGGACCCCAGGATTGCAGTTCAATCTTCCAGCCGTTAATCTCGTTGCTAATTTTTCCCCGATGGAGCCAAAACCAACTGCTGACGTTTACCGGCTCAACGCAGAAGTTCCGGGTGTCAAACCTGTAAACCATATCGACCTGAGAATAATCTGGGAGGTAGCACTCCATCTCCACGTACCAGCTCCCGTTGATGAACGTTGCTCTCCTGTAGATTATCCCCTCCGTGGGAACTCCCACCGCGGGAGTAAAGTTCAGCAGGTAAAGCCTGCCGCCATCGAAGAATAGGAGGTACTCGTGGCCGTAAAAGACCTCAGGCCAGCAGTCGGTCATGCCGCAGCTGATTCCCCACTGGAGGACTGAAAGGTGGACCAACGCCTCGGTTCCGTTCGAGAGAACCGAGTATTTTACCTCGTAAAGGGGACTGGGCTCTTTTACGTAGTAAGTTGCTGAAACCGGAAGGGTGAGGAAAAGGAGGAGGGCAATAAGGAGGATTACCAAGCGGAACGTTGTTATCCGGGACGTTTTTATCCCCTCCTTGAAGCGTTTTCTATGAGCAAGCTAACGACTACAAGTAGAACGAGGAAGCCAGGCCCACAGATGCTTTTCCCGCCTGCTCTTGAGGTCGCTCGTTGGGAGAACGTCCCTGTAGACGACTTCACGGAACCTGTCCCAGTTGAGTGAACTGGAGTGGAAGAGTTAGTAGAAGTCCGGTTCACCGATGGACAAATGGCACAGGGTTTAAGTCTAATTTGATTCTTCACGGGTGATAAACCTGGAAGTATAGTGAAAGCAGGTTTTAAGGTCCCATTAGAGTAGTACAGTGCGTAAACCCCTGTAGAATTCCCAAGGAGCCAGAAGTATGAATCATTAAGGTACACAGCGAAGGACGAACCCAAAAACCCGTAAAGGATGGAACCCGGGGCTATTAAATACCCTTTCCCATCCCTCGCGGCGGTAAAGCTCCAGTATTTACCCGGGCCAGGGTAGTATTTCCCTAACTCCCAAAGAGGTATCCGTAAGGTCTCGTTTGAAAAGTGAAACACTACGGAATCCCCAACAACTTTGCCACGGGCAACAAAGCCCTTGTCTCCTGGAATCCCGCTCGAATTTGAAATATGGCGTAGGCAGTCGTTTTCAAGCCTGTAAACCTGTGAAGCCATCTTGGAGGGACCCTCAGGGATGTACTGCCAGAGGAGGTAGTAGGTGCCGTTTGCGACGCCGACGTTAACGTGGTACGACGGCAAAGGGGAGTTTGAAACCCTGTCCACGTGGGGCATTGCGGAGAGGTTGAGGTAAACTGGGGTTTCCCCCTTAAAGAGGTACAGGAAGTCCATAGGAACCCACGCGGCGGATTGCCAGTCGGCGCATGTCATTCCGCTTCCCCAGAGCTCCAGAGGAATATCTTTGAGCTTGAGCATTGCAGTGCTACCGTTGGAGTACAGGTATATTGAAACATGATCCGTTGGTGAGAAATCACAGTTCTCAAGGGCGTTCTTTTCGGGTATCATTATCGTTGCATTAACTGCGTATGGATTTGGTAAGTTCCTTAAAGGATCTCCCACAGGAGTAATCATCCTTAGTATATCCGCAACGGGCTTTAATGTGTCATTTGAATAGAGCAGTATGGGAAGGGTATTGGTAAGTGGTACACCAGCCGAGGAGTCTGGACCGACGTAGAGCTTTCCGTCATTTTTCCAATAGGTTACGTTCACGGGGTAAATCAAAAGCTCCCGACGATAGATTGGGTTGCCGTGCTCATCCCAATTTACAAGATGATAGTAAACTGTAGCACCAAGCTTGTGGAGAAAACCCTTTGGGTAGTAGTGTTCGATCTCATCGACAGGAACTCTGACTGTCCAGTTGGAAATCCTGAACACAATGTAATCCCCCTGAAGTTCCCCCGTAATCCGGCGTGGTGGGGAGTATTTGGTGTATACCCTAACGAGACCACTCAGGATTGCGTAATCCATGGGGGAACCGTTTTCCTGCCACCAACGGAGGATTACGTCATTTCCCACGGAGTAAACTTCGAACCGATTGGTGGGCCAAGGAAGCGTCAGATTTCCCAGTTTGAATGTTTCACCTGAGACGTTCATGAAGCTTATATACGTGAAATTACTGTAGTTCACATAGTGGTAGGAGAAAGCGTAAGCCAAAGTGTAGGTTCCGTAACCCGGAAGCTCAACGTCAACGGTGAGTATCGTCTGGGTTCTAGTCCCAATACCAGAGATGTGGATTTCATAAACGGTTGCTGGAAGTTTAGATACGTCATGAGAAGCGGGAACTGAAGAGTTAGTAAGTGAAATGGAAATGAGGAGAGCTAGAAGGACTGCAATCCGCCTCATATAGTCACCTCCGCGGCAATCTGGCCTCCGTTAGTTCCTTTAATCAGTTTCACTGTGTCTGCTCCTAACTGTTTGGGTGTTAAGAAAATTAAATGGTAACGGGTCATAAAATCACCATTCTGAGCATTTTGCTCTCACCTTATCGACGACTTTCAAATCAGTGCCGAAATAGTAAGCTCTATCCGGGAATAAGGTGCTAACAGCTTCTTGAACTGAAATCGGAGAACTATGGAACTCTTCGATATACACTTCTACAATCGCACTAATGTAATCGCAGGCGCGATTAATGCACTTTTGTTCTGTTTCTTGATTAGGTATTTTGTCACATCCGACTTTTTCTATAAAGTGACCCTCTCTCCATGTTCCCTGAGTATTCTTGCAATATGCACAGTTACTATTTTCCCCCACTATAGTATTATCAGCCTCCATCTCGATTGAAAGTCCATTGTATGACATCCATTTAACGCGAAGCGCCAATTCTTGCAGAGTGTAATCGCTTCCGTCGTCTAATTTAGTAGTCTGATAGTAGTGAGGCTGAACAAACACGTGGTCAAAATACTCTGCAAGGGTTGGAATAGTGACATAGTCAGGGTTCGTTATCCACTTCATAGCCCTGTTTCCAATAGTGGGAATCCAGATTAGTTCTTGTCCGTGCCCGTGAACGTAATCATGGAGGCTCTGGATGAACTCCCTAGAGACGTTTTCACCGTGGGGTCCTGTTTGGAGAGGGCTCTCGTAGCTCCAGTAAAAGCCCTTCATGTTGTCAATATCGACGGAAAGAACTCCATTAATCCAGCCCCTGTAGTATGAATCGGGGACACTTGAAAAAGACGCTTGGGCCTGATCCCTCTGCCTGCCATCGGGGCGACTAAACGGGATTGTTATGTAAAACGGCATGTCAATGCCCAGGGAAAGAACCCATTTCGCTAACTCTCTCCCGTCGTTGTACCCATTAGAGTACATAAAACCACTGCAGTGAGAGTTACGTCCTTCGCCATCAAGTACGACAACCCTATCAAAGCCCCTCTCCCGGAAGTCATCAACAGTAGCCTTCCTGTCTCCGACGGTCATCCTTGACTCGTAGTCAGAACCATTCCATCGAACCCACCATAGTGCGAACTTTGCCACGAGACATCACCATCATAAGTACTGCTGACACGTATACAAAACTATTTGAATTTTTACTTGTCAAAATCACAACACTATGAGTCAAAAATGGGGGGTAAAATCGATTACTCAAGCTCCAATCCAAATATGAAAGGGCTCAAACGTACTTGAACTCTTCCTCGGCCTCGCTGGTTTCTTTAATCTTCCAGAAGAGCTTCCCTTCCTTCTGGTAGCTCTCGACCTTGCCCTGCTCGACGAAGCGGAGAAGGTATCTCCTAACTTCCATCGCCGGGAGCTTCGTGATTTCAACTATCTCCTCGATGGTCTTTGGACCATCCTCCAGAGCCTTAAAAACCTTGACGTTCTTCATTCTCCTCCCTCCAGTTTCCGGTATCTTTCCAACAGTTCTATTATCTTCTCCATTGCCCTTAAGTGTTTCTCAAGTTGGTCAATCTCGTCCGGCAGGGAGTTGGCGAGCTCGTTGAGCTTCTCCATGAGACGCTCCTCAACGCCCTTCATCTCAGCCTGCCTCTGCCTCTTCCTGTGCTCACATACCGGGCAAAAAACCCTTCCGTCCTTCTCGAAGAGTGGTGAACCGCACTTGGGACAGTGCTTGTCGAGCATCTTTGCCCCGGACAGCATGAGGGGCATGAGAACCGTTCTCATCTCCTCCTCTGTGGGTCCATTGAGAGCCATACCATCACCCCGTGAGTAGCTGGAAAACCTCAACCAGGGCTTTTTTGCCCAGTCTCGAGCGGCGAATCTTGTCGGAAACCTCGGCTATGTCAAAGGCTACTATTTTGAAGTTTTTCTTTACCCCCTCAAGGAGATCGAGAAGTTCCTCAAGCGTGAGCTCCCCATGCTGGAAGCGGGCTATCCGGTACTCGGGGCGGAGAACGTCCAGGTCAACCGTCAGGTACACTTCCTCCCCTAGATACTTCTTTGCTTCGGAGATTATCTCGTCGAGGGAGTTCGTCTGAAGGTTCTTATAGGCTCTCCACTTTCCGCGAATCTTTCTGCTCCTCAGGAGGGCTGGGAAAACCTTCACACGTCTCGTCCAGAGCTGGGTCCGCTCGGTGGTTGGTATCATGAGAACCGGCGCTAGAACCGCTGCCCGGTTCACGATGCGCTCCTCCAGGGCGTAAGCCAGCCATGAGCCGTGGTCGAGGTAGTCGTGCATGAGGTCGGTGTGGGCATCGACGCTCAGCAGGGAGCTGGGCCTCAGCTTTTCAATTATACCGTACGTCGCAAGGTGTTCCCCAACTATGTAAGCGTTATCGAGGGGAATCCTCTCCGGGAGGAGCTCAACCCTGCTGGATTCGACTATCATGTAATCCTCGATGAGCTTGTTCCTCTTCAAGAGCTGCAGAACGTAGAGAACCCCGTCCCTGTTGGGCTTCTCGCCGAAGGGAATGAACGTCACCATTTGATTCCACCGACCCGTGTTGGCGCTCGGACTTTTAAACCTTGGCGATGTGTTTGGACATTTAAATGTTAATTCGCGACGCCAAAGTTTAAAAAGTAGCCCCATAAGATTAAAACGAAAACTCCTTGGAGGCGAGGAGATGATACTCCAGGTCGCTCTTGACTTAACTGACGTTGAACAGGCCATTTCTATCGCGGAAAAAGCCGCCCGCGGCGGTGCCCACTGGCTCGAGGTGGGAACACCGCTCATCAAGAAGGAAGGCATGCGCGCGGTTGAGCTTCTCAAGAGGCGCTTCCCTGACAGGAAGATTGTGGCGGACCTCAAGACCATGGACACAGGTGCTCTGGAGGTCGAGATGGCTGCTCGACATGGTGCCGACGTGGTTTCTATCCTCGGCGTCGCCGATGACAAGACGATAAAAGACGCAGTGGAAGTTGCAAGGCGCTATGGAATCAGGGTCATGGTCGATCTAATCGGTGTTAAGGACAAGGTCAAAAGGGCTAAAGAGCTCGAGAAGATGGGCGTTCACTACATACTCGTTCACACCGGCATAGACGAGCAGGTTCAGGGCAAGAGTCCACTGGAAGACCTTGAGAAGGTCGTCAAAGCCGTCAGCGTTCCCGTTGCCGTCGCTGGCGGACTGAACCTTGAGACAATCCCGAAGGTCATCGAGCTGGGTGCCACGATCATCATAGTCGGCGGTGCCATAACCAAGGCTGACGACCCCGAAGAAGTCACCAGGAGAATAATCGACCTCTTCTGGGGAGAG from Thermococcus sp. MAR1 includes these protein-coding regions:
- a CDS encoding DUF4855 domain-containing protein yields the protein MAKFALWWVRWNGSDYESRMTVGDRKATVDDFRERGFDRVVVLDGEGRNSHCSGFMYSNGYNDGRELAKWVLSLGIDMPFYITIPFSRPDGRQRDQAQASFSSVPDSYYRGWINGVLSVDIDNMKGFYWSYESPLQTGPHGENVSREFIQSLHDYVHGHGQELIWIPTIGNRAMKWITNPDYVTIPTLAEYFDHVFVQPHYYQTTKLDDGSDYTLQELALRVKWMSYNGLSIEMEADNTIVGENSNCAYCKNTQGTWREGHFIEKVGCDKIPNQETEQKCINRACDYISAIVEVYIEEFHSSPISVQEAVSTLFPDRAYYFGTDLKVVDKVRAKCSEW
- the hxlAB gene encoding bifunctional 3-hexulose-6-phosphate synthase/6-phospho-3-hexuloisomerase, producing MILQVALDLTDVEQAISIAEKAARGGAHWLEVGTPLIKKEGMRAVELLKRRFPDRKIVADLKTMDTGALEVEMAARHGADVVSILGVADDKTIKDAVEVARRYGIRVMVDLIGVKDKVKRAKELEKMGVHYILVHTGIDEQVQGKSPLEDLEKVVKAVSVPVAVAGGLNLETIPKVIELGATIIIVGGAITKADDPEEVTRRIIDLFWGEYMMTIRKAMTDIVDHIDNVAERLKIEQVRGFVDAMIGANKIFIYGAGRSGLVGKAFAMRLMHLDFNVYVVGETITPAFEPGDLLIAISGSGETNSIVDAAEIAKKQGGKVVAITSYANSTLGKLADVVVEIPGRTKTDIPTDYIARQMLTKYKWIAPMGTLFEDSTMIFLDGVIALLMATFQKTEKDMKKKHATLE
- a CDS encoding Sjogren's syndrome/scleroderma autoantigen 1 family protein, which gives rise to MALNGPTEEEMRTVLMPLMLSGAKMLDKHCPKCGSPLFEKDGRVFCPVCEHRKRQRQAEMKGVEERLMEKLNELANSLPDEIDQLEKHLRAMEKIIELLERYRKLEGGE
- a CDS encoding ArsR family transcriptional regulator; this translates as MKNVKVFKALEDGPKTIEEIVEITKLPAMEVRRYLLRFVEQGKVESYQKEGKLFWKIKETSEAEEEFKYV
- a CDS encoding CGP-CTERM sorting domain-containing protein — its product is MVILLIALLLFLTLPVSATYYVKEPSPLYEVKYSVLSNGTEALVHLSVLQWGISCGMTDCWPEVFYGHEYLLFFDGGRLYLLNFTPAVGVPTEGIIYRRATFINGSWYVEMECYLPDYSQVDMVYRFDTRNFCVEPVNVSSWFWLHRGKISNEINGWKIELQSWGPGEWGQANVSDLWIASSKSASSWSPGPAIVVNSSVFPVYFIIKKDELVRNVTLVYLNTTGNNSLIQDFWFPGDVKIINVTVCKTSADTTSMAVETNGTTYTKETSLNTTKTQTNTKETKKGICGPGLISLLAVIPLILRRR
- a CDS encoding arginase family protein, whose product is MVTFIPFGEKPNRDGVLYVLQLLKRNKLIEDYMIVESSRVELLPERIPLDNAYIVGEHLATYGIIEKLRPSSLLSVDAHTDLMHDYLDHGSWLAYALEERIVNRAAVLAPVLMIPTTERTQLWTRRVKVFPALLRSRKIRGKWRAYKNLQTNSLDEIISEAKKYLGEEVYLTVDLDVLRPEYRIARFQHGELTLEELLDLLEGVKKNFKIVAFDIAEVSDKIRRSRLGKKALVEVFQLLTG